A single region of the Elizabethkingia sp. JS20170427COW genome encodes:
- the gldC gene encoding gliding motility protein GldC, which produces MRETQITINVGLDDNHVPEKITWHAEDGGIDHQETKAALVSVWDDKSHEALRIDLWTKDMPVDQMKMFFHQIFVSMADTYERATGEEDVAEKIVEFAENFSSLAKIRG; this is translated from the coding sequence ATGAGAGAAACACAGATAACCATCAATGTAGGTTTAGATGATAACCACGTTCCTGAAAAAATTACTTGGCATGCTGAAGATGGAGGTATAGACCACCAGGAGACAAAAGCAGCCTTGGTATCGGTTTGGGATGACAAAAGCCACGAGGCTCTTCGTATAGACCTATGGACTAAGGATATGCCAGTAGATCAGATGAAAATGTTTTTTCACCAAATTTTTGTATCGATGGCAGATACTTATGAAAGGGCTACAGGGGAGGAAGATGTTGCAGAGAAGATTGTAGAATTTGCAGAGAACTTTTCTTCCTTAGCAAAAATTAGAGGATAA
- a CDS encoding gliding motility protein GldB, with protein MKFSIRILLALSLCVFVISCKKKEHSWEVEVSEPQKKVEIIDISKKYYDPQFPLEEFNKEFPFFQGSVSNKDMEVRRKDSVEVKIYRDAISKINLSQLQNDFTQLFVHVQHYFPEFKTPKVMLYSSALQGVEDPIFYRGDVGMLFVDITAFMGSKSPYYQNIDLYLKNSMNPENIIPKASYILAEEIVPFDRTQQKFIDQMMYFGKIMTLQDAFLPKQPDYLKMNYTPEQLKWAKENEVNIWNFFVEKNLLFSDDPQLSERFLAIAPFSKFYTEIDTQSSPQIGIWEAWQIARKYYQEKPETSLEDFLQMSATDIFNQSNYKP; from the coding sequence ATGAAGTTTAGCATCAGAATACTTTTAGCACTGTCTCTATGTGTATTTGTAATTTCGTGTAAGAAAAAGGAACACTCTTGGGAAGTAGAGGTGTCCGAGCCTCAGAAAAAAGTTGAAATTATTGATATTTCTAAAAAATATTATGACCCTCAATTTCCATTAGAGGAATTTAATAAGGAGTTTCCATTTTTTCAAGGATCGGTAAGTAATAAGGATATGGAAGTCCGCAGGAAAGATAGCGTGGAAGTGAAGATCTACCGAGATGCAATTTCTAAAATTAACCTTTCTCAATTACAGAATGATTTCACCCAATTATTTGTACATGTTCAGCATTATTTTCCAGAATTTAAGACTCCTAAAGTGATGCTTTACTCTTCTGCCTTACAAGGAGTGGAAGATCCCATTTTTTATAGAGGTGATGTAGGGATGTTGTTTGTGGATATTACAGCTTTTATGGGATCGAAAAGCCCATATTATCAGAATATAGATTTGTATCTTAAAAACTCGATGAATCCAGAGAATATTATTCCAAAAGCGTCTTATATTCTAGCAGAGGAAATAGTCCCTTTTGATAGAACTCAACAGAAGTTTATCGATCAAATGATGTATTTTGGGAAAATAATGACTTTACAAGATGCTTTTCTACCCAAGCAACCCGATTATTTGAAAATGAATTATACCCCAGAGCAGTTAAAATGGGCAAAAGAAAATGAAGTAAATATTTGGAACTTTTTTGTAGAAAAGAATTTATTGTTTAGCGATGATCCTCAGTTGTCTGAGAGATTTTTAGCGATAGCTCCTTTCTCAAAATTTTATACAGAGATAGATACCCAATCTTCTCCCCAAATAGGTATTTGGGAAGCTTGGCAAATTGCTAGAAAATATTACCAAGAAAAACCCGAAACATCCTTGGAAGATTTCTTACAAATGAGTGCTACCGATATTTTTAACCAATCAAATTATAAACCTTAA
- a CDS encoding pitrilysin family protein: MKKYNFQSFENDANHVRLYTLKNGLQVYLAQNFDSPRIQTFIPVKTGSNNDPSDNTGLAHYLEHMMFKGTSKIGTLNWEKESVLLQKISDLYEKHKASSSIEEKKEIYHQIDQLSQEASQYALANEYDKLLSTIGASGTNAHTWLDETVYKNNIPSNEIENWLKIESERFSELVLRLFHTELETVYEEFNRAQDNDSRLVHYAMLKALFPNHPNGQQTTLGSAEHLRNPSMEAIHKYFSTYYVPNNMAIVMVGDLDFEKTIALVDQYFGNLQYKELPKKTEIEEAPLKSKTTLEVFSPSSPRLHIAWRTDSYGTKASWLAEISSQILSNNGEVGLLDININQSQKALRAMAYHSPFKKYGYLSMAIIPKEDQSLEEAEALLLEEIEKLKRGDFPDWLISAVIKNFEIARTKSWETSEGLAFSIYETFIKERSWQQELEELSILEQITKEEVVAFAKEFFADNYVAIYKRQGENQNLIRVENPGITPVKLNKSDVSDFFKEISHNLVTPIQPVFVDYQAEVKEQYLSGKKLSFVQNKINNLAQLSFIFNLGTDHNKEIPLALNYLEYLGTDQYSAEDLRAQFYQLGVEYVSNINHERLMIQLSGLEENMPKALSLLHHWFSNAIAEEDLYQETVNTILQTRSYAKNDKSRIALALNTYAKLEAESRFRDVLSKEHLLGLKGKDVIKIINTLFQYPYQIYFYGQHLDKFTPTLEQFITPESFPIPEPKKYIIPQTTGKIYFVHYDMVQAEIFNISKVSNVDLSLLGTANVFNEYFGSGLSSIVFQEIRESRSLAYSAYANYTYANELNKANYFSNYIGTQADKLTQAVEAMKQLMTKLPKEEGQFANAKENVLKQMATNRIPRRKLFTQYLAIQRYGIAHDLRKDIYHEVENLTWEDLEKFFNQEVIPAQFNTAILGNRNLLKDFPNAEELSLEEIFGY; encoded by the coding sequence ATGAAAAAATACAATTTTCAGAGCTTTGAGAACGATGCAAACCATGTAAGATTATATACTTTAAAAAATGGTTTACAAGTGTATCTTGCTCAAAATTTCGATTCTCCAAGGATACAAACCTTTATTCCTGTAAAAACAGGCTCCAACAATGACCCTTCAGACAATACCGGCCTTGCGCACTATTTAGAGCATATGATGTTTAAAGGAACTTCCAAAATAGGTACTTTAAACTGGGAGAAGGAAAGTGTGCTTCTTCAAAAAATTTCAGATTTATATGAAAAACACAAAGCAAGCTCTTCTATTGAGGAGAAAAAGGAAATTTACCACCAAATAGATCAACTTTCCCAAGAAGCTTCCCAGTACGCTCTTGCCAACGAATATGATAAACTATTGAGCACCATAGGCGCTTCTGGCACCAATGCCCATACATGGTTGGATGAAACTGTTTACAAAAACAATATCCCTAGCAACGAAATCGAAAACTGGTTGAAAATAGAGAGCGAGCGATTTTCGGAACTCGTTTTAAGGCTTTTCCATACAGAGTTAGAAACCGTGTATGAAGAATTTAACCGAGCGCAAGATAATGATTCTCGTCTGGTTCATTATGCTATGTTAAAAGCTTTATTCCCCAATCATCCCAATGGGCAACAAACAACATTAGGTTCTGCCGAGCATTTAAGAAATCCATCTATGGAGGCTATCCATAAGTACTTTAGCACCTACTATGTACCAAATAACATGGCCATTGTTATGGTAGGAGATTTGGATTTTGAAAAAACAATTGCCTTAGTAGATCAATATTTTGGGAACTTGCAATATAAAGAGCTTCCTAAAAAAACTGAAATTGAAGAAGCTCCTCTGAAATCTAAAACAACATTAGAAGTCTTTAGCCCTTCCTCTCCCCGCCTACATATCGCTTGGAGAACGGACAGCTATGGTACTAAAGCTTCTTGGCTAGCGGAAATAAGCTCTCAGATACTATCTAATAACGGTGAAGTTGGTCTTTTAGACATCAACATCAACCAATCTCAGAAAGCCCTAAGAGCTATGGCCTACCATTCTCCCTTCAAAAAATATGGATACCTCAGCATGGCGATTATCCCAAAAGAAGACCAAAGTTTGGAAGAGGCTGAAGCTTTATTACTTGAAGAAATTGAAAAACTCAAAAGAGGAGACTTCCCAGATTGGCTTATCTCTGCTGTGATTAAAAATTTTGAAATAGCCCGAACAAAAAGTTGGGAAACTAGTGAAGGATTAGCTTTCAGCATCTACGAAACCTTTATCAAAGAAAGGAGTTGGCAGCAAGAACTCGAAGAACTCTCTATTCTTGAGCAAATTACCAAGGAAGAGGTAGTAGCATTCGCTAAGGAGTTTTTTGCAGACAATTATGTAGCTATATACAAAAGACAAGGAGAAAACCAAAACCTTATCCGTGTTGAAAACCCAGGTATCACTCCTGTAAAACTTAACAAAAGTGATGTTTCCGATTTTTTCAAAGAAATATCTCACAATCTTGTAACGCCCATACAACCTGTCTTCGTTGACTATCAGGCAGAAGTTAAAGAACAATACCTTTCCGGAAAAAAACTGAGCTTTGTTCAGAATAAAATCAACAATTTAGCTCAACTAAGCTTTATCTTCAACCTAGGTACCGATCACAATAAGGAAATTCCTTTGGCTTTAAATTACCTTGAATATCTTGGCACTGACCAATATTCTGCAGAAGATTTAAGGGCTCAATTTTACCAATTAGGAGTTGAGTATGTTTCGAATATCAACCATGAAAGGCTAATGATTCAGTTATCTGGATTAGAAGAAAATATGCCTAAGGCTTTATCGCTTTTACACCATTGGTTTAGCAATGCTATTGCAGAAGAAGACCTGTATCAAGAAACGGTAAATACCATTCTACAAACCCGAAGTTATGCTAAAAATGATAAAAGCAGAATTGCTCTTGCCCTTAATACCTATGCAAAACTAGAAGCTGAATCTCGATTTAGAGATGTGCTTTCAAAAGAGCATTTACTGGGATTAAAAGGGAAAGATGTCATCAAAATCATCAATACACTCTTCCAATATCCTTATCAAATTTATTTTTATGGGCAGCATTTGGATAAATTTACGCCCACTTTAGAGCAATTTATTACTCCCGAAAGTTTCCCTATCCCCGAACCTAAAAAATACATCATCCCACAAACTACAGGAAAAATTTATTTTGTTCATTATGATATGGTTCAGGCGGAGATTTTCAACATCAGTAAGGTATCCAATGTGGATCTTTCCTTACTAGGAACCGCCAATGTCTTCAATGAGTATTTTGGAAGTGGTCTTTCTTCTATTGTTTTTCAAGAAATAAGAGAATCTCGCTCTTTAGCCTATTCCGCTTATGCCAATTATACTTATGCTAATGAACTAAACAAGGCTAATTATTTCTCCAATTATATAGGGACTCAGGCTGATAAACTAACTCAAGCGGTTGAGGCGATGAAGCAATTGATGACAAAACTTCCAAAAGAAGAAGGGCAATTTGCCAATGCTAAGGAAAATGTACTAAAACAGATGGCAACCAATCGTATCCCTCGTCGTAAACTGTTCACCCAATATTTGGCTATACAACGCTACGGAATTGCTCATGACTTGCGTAAAGACATCTACCATGAGGTGGAAAATTTAACTTGGGAAGATTTGGAAAAATTCTTTAATCAAGAAGTTATCCCTGCTCAATTTAACACTGCTATTTTGGGGAACAGAAATCTGCTTAAAGATTTCCCTAACGCTGAAGAATTAAGCTTAGAAGAAATTTTTGGATATTAA
- a CDS encoding ribonucleoside-diphosphate reductase subunit alpha, translating into MEEKTEIWWLNEESEQMLNRGYLLKGETVEGAIDRITTAAAKRLYKPELQPAFKEMITKGWISFSSPIWANMGTERGLPISCFNVHVPDNIEGITSKLGEVIMQTKIGGGTSGYFGELRHRGTAVTDNGKSSGAVSFMKLFDSAMDVVSQGGVRRGAFAAYLDIDHGDIEEFLQIKDIGNPIQNLFTGVCVPDYWMQDMIDGDMEKREIWARVLESRQQKGLPYIFFTDNVNRNKPQVYKDHKMPINASNLCSEIMLPSNTDESFICCLSSMNLELFDEWKDTNAVKLAIYFLDAVLSEFIEKTEGNFYLTHARNFALRHRALGLGVLGYHSYLQKNMIPFESFEATQFNARAFRHIREQADIATRELANIYGEPELLKGYGIRNATVMAIAPTTSSSAILGQTSPGIEPFSSNYYKAGLAKGNFIRKNKYLAQLLHEKELDNEETWRSIMLNHGSVQHLEELSEEEKAVFKTFKEISPMEIISQAAQRQQYIDQSQSLNLNIPASISVKDVNFLMIEAWKKGVKTLYYQRSQSVAKELTVNFVSCSSCEA; encoded by the coding sequence ATGGAAGAAAAAACGGAAATATGGTGGCTCAATGAAGAGTCTGAGCAAATGCTCAATAGAGGGTATTTATTAAAGGGAGAAACTGTAGAGGGAGCTATAGATCGTATTACTACAGCAGCAGCTAAGAGATTGTACAAGCCCGAATTACAGCCTGCCTTTAAGGAAATGATTACCAAAGGTTGGATTAGTTTTTCATCTCCCATTTGGGCTAATATGGGAACTGAAAGAGGTTTGCCTATTTCTTGTTTTAATGTTCATGTACCAGATAATATCGAAGGGATTACTTCTAAACTAGGAGAGGTAATTATGCAAACCAAAATAGGCGGAGGTACTTCTGGATATTTTGGGGAGCTAAGACATCGTGGGACAGCAGTTACTGATAATGGAAAATCTTCAGGGGCAGTTTCATTTATGAAGTTGTTCGATTCTGCAATGGATGTTGTTTCCCAAGGGGGAGTAAGAAGAGGAGCCTTTGCTGCTTATTTGGATATCGACCACGGAGATATTGAAGAGTTTTTACAAATTAAAGACATAGGAAACCCTATCCAAAACCTATTTACAGGAGTTTGCGTCCCTGATTATTGGATGCAAGATATGATAGATGGCGATATGGAGAAACGTGAAATCTGGGCTAGAGTCCTAGAATCTCGTCAACAAAAGGGCCTTCCTTATATCTTCTTTACCGATAACGTAAACCGTAATAAGCCACAGGTTTATAAAGATCATAAAATGCCAATTAATGCCAGCAATTTGTGTTCTGAAATCATGCTACCTTCTAATACAGATGAGTCTTTTATCTGTTGTCTTTCATCGATGAATTTAGAGCTGTTTGATGAATGGAAGGACACCAACGCTGTAAAATTGGCTATTTATTTCCTAGATGCAGTACTTTCTGAGTTTATAGAAAAAACAGAAGGCAATTTCTACTTAACCCACGCTAGAAATTTTGCTCTAAGACATCGTGCTTTAGGTTTAGGAGTGTTAGGATATCATTCCTATCTACAGAAAAATATGATTCCGTTCGAGAGTTTCGAGGCAACACAATTCAATGCTCGTGCCTTCAGACATATTAGAGAGCAAGCGGATATTGCAACAAGAGAATTGGCAAATATATATGGAGAACCCGAATTGTTAAAAGGCTATGGTATAAGAAACGCTACTGTAATGGCTATTGCTCCTACTACCTCTAGTTCTGCTATTTTAGGACAAACTTCTCCGGGGATAGAGCCTTTCTCTTCTAACTATTATAAAGCAGGTTTAGCAAAAGGTAACTTTATTCGTAAAAATAAATACCTAGCTCAACTTTTACATGAAAAAGAATTAGATAACGAGGAAACATGGAGAAGTATTATGCTTAATCATGGATCGGTACAGCATCTTGAAGAGCTTAGCGAGGAGGAAAAAGCAGTCTTTAAAACCTTTAAGGAAATTTCACCAATGGAAATTATCTCTCAAGCGGCACAAAGACAACAATATATTGATCAATCTCAATCGTTAAACCTTAATATACCAGCATCAATTTCTGTAAAGGACGTTAACTTCTTGATGATTGAAGCTTGGAAGAAAGGGGTGAAAACTCTTTACTACCAAAGAAGCCAATCGGTAGCGAAGGAGTTAACCGTTAACTTTGTTTCTTGTAGCTCTTGCGAAGCATAA
- a CDS encoding ribonucleotide-diphosphate reductase subunit beta, with the protein MGIFDKRINYKPFEYPEVLTFIEAINKSYWVHSEVDFTADIQDFKANLNPTEKEVVKRSLLSIAQIEVAVKAFWGDLYKHFPKPEINGLGSTFAESEFRHSEAYSRLLEVLGYNEEFAKALESPIFRERVEMVSDGLDTDSIAKKLLFFTVIVENSSLFSQFANILSFTRFKGYMKNTSNIIAWTSIDEQTHANAGIYLINKIREEGHPVPTQEEVSEFAKNALDFEEKLLSWIYENGELEFFTKTDMLNFMRYRVDEALVNMGYEKVFHTTAEEYKPMKWFEEDVFANELDDFFAKRPTAYTKHDKSITANDLF; encoded by the coding sequence ATGGGAATTTTCGATAAACGAATCAATTATAAACCATTTGAGTACCCTGAAGTACTAACTTTTATAGAAGCGATTAATAAATCCTATTGGGTACATTCTGAAGTAGATTTTACGGCGGATATTCAGGATTTTAAAGCCAATCTAAATCCAACAGAAAAAGAAGTGGTGAAAAGAAGTTTGTTGAGTATTGCTCAGATAGAAGTAGCTGTAAAAGCTTTCTGGGGGGACTTATACAAACATTTTCCGAAACCTGAAATCAATGGTTTAGGCTCTACTTTTGCTGAGTCTGAATTTAGGCATTCTGAAGCGTATTCTAGATTGTTAGAAGTATTGGGGTATAATGAAGAATTCGCAAAAGCATTGGAAAGTCCTATTTTTAGAGAAAGAGTAGAGATGGTTTCCGATGGCTTGGATACTGATAGTATTGCTAAAAAGCTATTATTTTTCACGGTGATTGTTGAAAATTCTTCACTATTCTCTCAATTTGCCAATATCCTATCTTTTACAAGATTTAAAGGATATATGAAGAATACTTCTAATATTATTGCTTGGACTTCTATAGACGAGCAAACTCATGCTAATGCAGGTATTTATTTGATTAATAAAATTAGAGAAGAAGGGCATCCTGTGCCTACTCAAGAGGAGGTATCTGAATTTGCGAAAAATGCATTGGATTTTGAAGAAAAACTATTGAGTTGGATTTATGAAAATGGAGAATTAGAATTTTTCACCAAAACAGATATGCTTAACTTTATGAGATATCGTGTAGATGAGGCATTGGTGAACATGGGCTACGAGAAAGTTTTCCATACTACTGCAGAGGAATATAAGCCTATGAAATGGTTTGAAGAAGACGTCTTTGCTAATGAGTTGGATGATTTCTTCGCCAAAAGACCAACAGCTTATACCAAGCATGATAAAAGTATTACAGCGAACGACTTATTTTAA
- a CDS encoding ABC transporter ATP-binding protein, with product MIRIENLEKSYDTGKSHLKVLKGINLSIQEGEFVSIMGSSGSGKSTLLNIIGILDEADSGIYELSGVTIKNLNETKAAEYRSKFLGFIFQSFNLISYKSAVENVELPLYYQGVSRKERRAKALEYLDKVGLKPWADHLPNELSGGQKQRVAIARALITNPKVILADEPTGALDSKTTYDIMKLLQEINNEGKTIVIVTHEPDVAAQTKRNVILKDGIIESDEVIQQQVLY from the coding sequence ATGATAAGAATTGAAAACCTAGAAAAATCCTACGACACGGGAAAAAGCCACCTAAAAGTTCTTAAAGGCATCAACCTCTCCATACAAGAAGGAGAGTTTGTTTCCATTATGGGATCTTCTGGATCTGGAAAATCTACATTACTCAATATTATAGGAATTCTGGATGAAGCTGATTCAGGTATTTATGAGCTTTCGGGAGTCACCATTAAAAACCTCAACGAAACCAAAGCTGCCGAATATCGAAGCAAATTTTTAGGATTTATCTTTCAGTCTTTTAACCTTATCAGTTACAAATCTGCAGTAGAAAATGTAGAACTCCCTCTTTATTACCAAGGAGTTTCCCGAAAGGAAAGAAGAGCAAAAGCCTTAGAATATTTAGATAAAGTTGGGCTAAAGCCTTGGGCAGACCACCTTCCTAACGAACTATCTGGAGGGCAAAAGCAAAGAGTTGCCATTGCTAGAGCATTAATCACCAACCCAAAAGTAATCTTAGCAGATGAGCCTACGGGTGCCCTAGATTCTAAAACCACTTATGATATTATGAAGCTTTTACAGGAAATCAACAACGAGGGAAAGACCATTGTCATCGTTACCCACGAGCCCGATGTTGCAGCACAAACCAAAAGAAATGTTATTTTAAAAGACGGAATCATTGAGAGTGATGAAGTTATTCAACAACAAGTCCTTTACTAA
- a CDS encoding efflux RND transporter periplasmic adaptor subunit, with amino-acid sequence MKKIIYIILGIVLLVLLFAVGRYMVNSNSSKEEAFLTRKPTVQTLEDKVLATGTIVPREEVEIKPNIPGIIETIYVKEGDKVTAGQLIASIKVIPSITEVNAAQQEIKNAELQIGNSQIALNNQQKQFEMQKKLFAQGVISRQEYLNSEQQYKSAQQQLHITQQQLNIARKRLQIAKTGATPELQNMATTQVRSKLNGTVLEIPVKVGSQVIEANSFNAGTTICTVADLNSLIFKGTIDEAQAGKLKEGMEMKMIIGALQNKSFPGKLTLIAPKGKDESGSIKFPLEADVFNPNNEYIRAGFSANGEIILNSQKNALLLDESLIQYEKQKSGEDKAFVEVKQKDGKFKKTFVKLGASDGINVQILSGLDKNAEVKVWNPSEKDKEELKSKQKS; translated from the coding sequence ATGAAAAAAATTATCTATATTATCCTTGGAATTGTCCTATTAGTCTTACTTTTCGCAGTTGGACGATATATGGTTAATTCCAATTCTAGCAAAGAAGAGGCTTTCCTAACCCGTAAACCAACTGTACAAACCCTAGAGGACAAAGTACTTGCCACAGGAACTATCGTGCCGAGGGAGGAAGTGGAAATAAAGCCTAATATCCCTGGTATTATTGAAACCATTTATGTAAAAGAAGGCGACAAAGTAACTGCTGGGCAGCTTATCGCAAGCATCAAAGTTATCCCTAGCATTACAGAAGTAAACGCCGCACAACAGGAAATTAAAAACGCCGAATTACAAATAGGCAATTCACAAATTGCACTCAACAACCAACAAAAGCAATTTGAAATGCAAAAGAAACTATTTGCACAAGGGGTAATCTCACGACAAGAATATCTAAATTCTGAACAACAATATAAAAGTGCTCAGCAACAACTTCACATCACCCAACAACAGCTTAATATTGCGAGAAAAAGATTACAGATAGCAAAAACAGGTGCTACTCCTGAACTTCAAAATATGGCTACCACCCAAGTAAGATCTAAACTAAACGGGACCGTGCTAGAAATCCCTGTAAAGGTAGGAAGCCAAGTGATAGAAGCGAACTCTTTTAACGCTGGAACAACCATCTGTACCGTGGCTGACCTTAATTCCTTAATCTTTAAAGGAACTATTGATGAAGCCCAGGCAGGAAAATTAAAAGAAGGTATGGAAATGAAAATGATTATCGGGGCTTTACAAAATAAGAGCTTCCCAGGTAAACTTACCTTGATTGCTCCTAAAGGAAAAGACGAATCTGGAAGTATTAAATTTCCTCTTGAAGCAGATGTCTTCAATCCTAATAACGAGTATATCCGTGCTGGATTTTCTGCCAATGGAGAAATTATCCTCAACAGCCAAAAAAATGCTTTATTGCTTGATGAATCTTTAATCCAATATGAAAAACAAAAATCGGGAGAAGACAAGGCTTTTGTAGAGGTAAAACAAAAGGATGGAAAATTCAAAAAAACATTTGTAAAACTAGGAGCTAGTGATGGAATTAATGTACAAATCCTATCAGGACTAGATAAAAATGCGGAAGTAAAAGTTTGGAACCCTTCCGAGAAAGACAAAGAAGAATTAAAATCTAAACAAAAATCCTAG
- a CDS encoding MGMT family protein: protein MDIQFKEAVWEVARKIPFGRVSTYGAIAKAIGYPNHSRHVGKAMGGCPKDVPAYRVIAASGILRVPEFEQRLTAEGIIVINSRIKNFKKIFWNPLDEINF from the coding sequence ATGGACATTCAATTTAAAGAAGCGGTATGGGAAGTTGCTCGGAAAATTCCTTTTGGGAGAGTAAGTACTTATGGAGCAATTGCTAAGGCTATTGGCTACCCTAACCACTCCCGACATGTAGGCAAAGCCATGGGAGGATGCCCCAAAGATGTCCCAGCCTATAGGGTAATTGCTGCTTCAGGAATTTTACGAGTTCCTGAGTTTGAGCAACGCTTAACCGCTGAAGGAATTATCGTAATTAATAGCAGGATTAAAAATTTCAAAAAAATATTTTGGAATCCTTTAGATGAAATAAATTTTTAA